One window of Populus nigra chromosome 5, ddPopNigr1.1, whole genome shotgun sequence genomic DNA carries:
- the LOC133694153 gene encoding uncharacterized protein LOC133694153, with translation MSGDNFTSKPRAALGDVTNLPAKGVFSLISGDLGLKSRDGYGKNVDNGDSGSAKQVCLGVEDLVKEKCGGIEKGCNSLTTSYEIDVLEENVAGVSVVADRPSDTKETSNLIDGCIDLVKSGGAGTHSIGELSCASSGSVHTSSGPCTKDSDDEGKFTSNVMLINPVDQALVGGASANDDNDSGVGRLARERCGPVGWSRLPASQGLKSFESEKCTTLQGDVCANLNAGADMLKACSCSFCLKAACIWSDLYYQDIKGRQSALRKSQKEAGILVNKYARGKQADIPSQVNSNKSLKLVSDLTDLWRSHFRHMEDMFANESSQLQAGYVTLKDLRASCKMDLEMITGMPSDTL, from the exons ATGAGTGGAGATAATTTCACTTCCAAACCGCGTGCCGCTTTGGGGGATGTGACCAATTTGCCGGCAAAAGGGgtgttttcattgatttcggGTGATTTGGGGCTTAAATCTAGAGATGGGTATGGTAAGAACGTGGATAATGGGGATTCAGGTTCTGCAAAACAAGTTTGTTTGGGAGTTGAAGATTTGGTGAAAGAGAAATGTGGTGGTATTGAGAAAGGTTGCAATTCGTTGACTACTAGCTATGAGATTGATGTTTTAGAGGAGAATGTAGCTGGTGTGTCTGTTGTCGCAGATAGGCCTAGTGATACTAAGGAAACATCTAATTTGATAGATGGCTGTATTGATCTTGTTAAGAGTGGCGGTGCAGGTACACACAGTATTGGGGAACTTAGTTGTGCATCTAGTGGTTCAGTGCATACGAGCTCTGGGCCGTGCACAAAAGATAGTGATGACGAAGGGAAATTCACCTCCAATGTTATGCTGATCAATCCAGTTGATCAAGCGTTAGTTGGTGGTGCTTCTGCAAATGATGACAATGATTCTGGAGTTGGTAGGCTAGCTAGAGAAAGATGTGGGCCTGTTGGGTGGTCGAGGTTGCCCGCTTCACAGGGTTTGAAATCGTTTGAGTCGGAAAAGTGCACAACTCTCCAGGGTGATGTTTGTGCCAATCTGAATGCAGGTGCTGACATGCTCAAAGCTTGCTCCTGTTCTTTTTGCTTGAAAG CTGCTTGTATTTGGTCGGACCTATATTACCAGGACATTAAAGGCCGACAATCTG CATTGAGGAAGAGTCAGAAAGAAGCGGGAATCTTGGTTAATAAATATGCTAGGGGAAAGCAGGCAGACATTCCTAGCCAAGTAAACTCTAACAAATCTCTGAAATTAGTATCTGACCTCACTGATCTGTGGAGGTCCCACTTTCGACACATGGAGGATATGTTTGCTAATGAAAGCAGCCAACTT CAAGCTGGATACGTGACACTGAAAGATTTGAGGGCCAGCTGCAAGATGGATCTAGAGATGATCACTGGGATGCCTTCGGACACACTTTAG